Proteins found in one Salvia splendens isolate huo1 chromosome 10, SspV2, whole genome shotgun sequence genomic segment:
- the LOC121750732 gene encoding uncharacterized protein LOC121750732 isoform X1, translating to MSIGRRSRLLITSKTRFRNVLTCLLPPLFILTMLEIFIIFFFVPKFSRFAAGFLRVAEPSPTTGSFFKPQLMQAYVENAAILFEKKSTSDNVVDERTSSGYEFRFRTGVSSTSGLSSAGISVPVGINQNGLVTHQDQQYSQSATPSFFGTTISCCSSTEFICL from the exons ATGTCGATTGGAAGGAGAAGTCGGTTGCTTATAACCAGCAAAACCAGATTCAGGAATGTGTTGACATGCTTGTTGCCTCCTCTGTTCAT CCTCACGATGCTTGAAAttttcatcatcttcttctttgtCCCGAAGTTTAGCAGATTCGCCGCTGGTTTTCTTCGGGTG GCTGAGCCTTCTCCGACCACGGGTTCCTTTTTCAAGCCTCAGTTGATGCAAGCATATGTTGAAAATGCAGCAATTCTATTTGAGAAAAAATCCACCAGTGATAATGTTGTAGATGAAAGAACATCCAGTGGTTACGAGTTTAGGTTTCGTACTGGAGTTAGTTCCACATCAGGATTATCTTCTGCAGGAATTTCG GTTCCTGTAGGAATAAATCAAAACGGACTAGTCACTCATCAAGATCAGCAATATTCTCAGTCTGCTACACCCTCTTTTTTTGGCACAACAATCTCATGCTGTAGCTCAACAGAATTCATCTGTCTATGA
- the LOC121750732 gene encoding uncharacterized protein LOC121750732 isoform X2, which produces MSIGRRSRLLITSKTRFRNVLTCLLPPLFILTMLEIFIIFFFVPKFSRFAAGFLRVAEPSPTTGSFFKPQLMQAYVENAAILFEKKSTSDNVVDERTSSGYEFRFRTGVSSTSGLSSAGISLFLQVQQHHICS; this is translated from the exons ATGTCGATTGGAAGGAGAAGTCGGTTGCTTATAACCAGCAAAACCAGATTCAGGAATGTGTTGACATGCTTGTTGCCTCCTCTGTTCAT CCTCACGATGCTTGAAAttttcatcatcttcttctttgtCCCGAAGTTTAGCAGATTCGCCGCTGGTTTTCTTCGGGTG GCTGAGCCTTCTCCGACCACGGGTTCCTTTTTCAAGCCTCAGTTGATGCAAGCATATGTTGAAAATGCAGCAATTCTATTTGAGAAAAAATCCACCAGTGATAATGTTGTAGATGAAAGAACATCCAGTGGTTACGAGTTTAGGTTTCGTACTGGAGTTAGTTCCACATCAGGATTATCTTCTGCAGGAATTTCG TTATTTCTTCAGGTACAACAACACCATATATGTTCTTGA
- the LOC121750732 gene encoding uncharacterized protein LOC121750732 isoform X3, with protein MSIGRRSRLLITSKTRFRNVLTCLLPPLFILTMLEIFIIFFFVPKFSRFAAGFLRVAEPSPTTGSFFKPQLMQAYVENAAILFEKKSTSDNVVDERTSSGYEFRFRTGVSSTSGLSSAGISIWLPSMNG; from the exons ATGTCGATTGGAAGGAGAAGTCGGTTGCTTATAACCAGCAAAACCAGATTCAGGAATGTGTTGACATGCTTGTTGCCTCCTCTGTTCAT CCTCACGATGCTTGAAAttttcatcatcttcttctttgtCCCGAAGTTTAGCAGATTCGCCGCTGGTTTTCTTCGGGTG GCTGAGCCTTCTCCGACCACGGGTTCCTTTTTCAAGCCTCAGTTGATGCAAGCATATGTTGAAAATGCAGCAATTCTATTTGAGAAAAAATCCACCAGTGATAATGTTGTAGATGAAAGAACATCCAGTGGTTACGAGTTTAGGTTTCGTACTGGAGTTAGTTCCACATCAGGATTATCTTCTGCAGGAATTTCG ATTTGGTTACCATCGATGAATGGTTGA
- the LOC121750732 gene encoding uncharacterized protein LOC121750732 isoform X4, whose protein sequence is MLVASSVHAEPSPTTGSFFKPQLMQAYVENAAILFEKKSTSDNVVDERTSSGYEFRFRTGVSSTSGLSSAGISVPVGINQNGLVTHQDQQYSQSATPSFFGTTISCCSSTEFICL, encoded by the exons ATGCTTGTTGCCTCCTCTGTTCAT GCTGAGCCTTCTCCGACCACGGGTTCCTTTTTCAAGCCTCAGTTGATGCAAGCATATGTTGAAAATGCAGCAATTCTATTTGAGAAAAAATCCACCAGTGATAATGTTGTAGATGAAAGAACATCCAGTGGTTACGAGTTTAGGTTTCGTACTGGAGTTAGTTCCACATCAGGATTATCTTCTGCAGGAATTTCG GTTCCTGTAGGAATAAATCAAAACGGACTAGTCACTCATCAAGATCAGCAATATTCTCAGTCTGCTACACCCTCTTTTTTTGGCACAACAATCTCATGCTGTAGCTCAACAGAATTCATCTGTCTATGA